A window of Pyrobaculum aerophilum str. IM2 contains these coding sequences:
- a CDS encoding Hsp20/alpha crystallin family protein, with protein MEEFKKAMEEISKSLQKMVDDLRERRDYRISEEGEEVRIEIDMPGLEPADIALSVTKDGTALRAEGARGERKYSKFIRLPVKIDPSTATALYRHGVLIITAKKVKEEEIRIPVRG; from the coding sequence ATGGAGGAGTTCAAAAAGGCCATGGAGGAGATTTCTAAGTCTCTGCAGAAAATGGTCGACGATCTCAGGGAAAGACGGGACTACCGCATTTCTGAAGAGGGAGAGGAGGTGAGAATTGAAATAGACATGCCGGGGTTAGAGCCAGCCGACATAGCCCTTTCCGTCACAAAAGACGGCACGGCCCTCCGCGCAGAGGGGGCCAGGGGGGAGAGGAAGTACTCCAAATTCATCCGCCTGCCGGTTAAAATAGACCCGTCCACTGCCACTGCGCTTTACAGACATGGAGTTTTAATAATAACTGCAAAGAAAGTGAAGGAAGAGGAGATAAGAATACCAGTTCGCGGCTGA
- a CDS encoding ABC transporter permease, producing MIDLLLTQALLAAVPILLASIGEILSERSGVVNIGLEGIMLLGALSGPLFVDYLRYRAGLYLPDPAWPVVAIVISAVVGMLIGLIHGYISTYLAGDQIISGVAINLFAAGVVAYGIQAYWGVAGYKQVPDWAKADPLVLAAFAIILAVVAWYMLFKTRLGIVLRACGEDPESAYNMGIDVNKVRLTVSMAGSALAAIAGAYLSTAYLSVVTKEISAGRGFIALANVVFANWNPLLAIAGAYIFGFFDALSYWLQTTGIARYEVTRMIPYIATLLIVAGVIGRAKPPRALGKPFRRE from the coding sequence ATGATAGATTTGTTACTAACGCAAGCCCTTCTAGCCGCCGTGCCGATCCTCCTCGCCTCAATAGGCGAAATACTGAGCGAGAGAAGCGGAGTGGTCAATATAGGCCTAGAGGGCATAATGTTGCTAGGGGCCTTGTCGGGGCCCCTTTTTGTTGACTACTTGCGGTACAGAGCTGGGCTGTATTTGCCAGACCCCGCGTGGCCAGTAGTTGCCATTGTTATATCAGCTGTGGTGGGGATGTTGATAGGGTTAATACACGGCTATATCTCCACATATCTTGCCGGAGACCAGATCATAAGCGGCGTCGCCATAAATCTCTTTGCGGCTGGCGTCGTTGCATATGGAATACAGGCATATTGGGGCGTTGCCGGTTATAAACAAGTGCCAGACTGGGCGAAGGCGGATCCCCTAGTTCTAGCCGCATTTGCAATTATCCTCGCAGTTGTGGCATGGTACATGTTATTTAAGACTAGACTCGGCATAGTCTTAAGAGCGTGTGGAGAAGATCCAGAATCGGCATATAATATGGGGATAGACGTCAACAAGGTGAGGCTGACTGTCAGCATGGCGGGCTCCGCGCTTGCGGCAATTGCAGGGGCTTATCTCAGCACAGCCTACTTGTCTGTAGTCACAAAGGAAATCTCGGCGGGGAGGGGATTTATAGCCCTGGCCAATGTGGTTTTTGCCAATTGGAACCCGTTGCTGGCAATAGCGGGGGCGTATATATTCGGCTTCTTCGACGCCCTATCCTACTGGCTACAGACGACGGGAATAGCCAGATATGAAGTCACGAGAATGATACCATATATAGCAACGTTGTTAATAGTCGCGGGTGTAATCGGGCGCGCAAAGCCGCCCAGAGCTCTCGGCAAGCCGTTTAGAAGAGAATAG
- a CDS encoding ABC transporter permease, whose protein sequence is MRAQVLSPLNIIIALILAFLIGAIVMWISGFSPIASYSSMLLTPLSDPVYSLSALAFSAPIVLTGLTFAVGLKAGLFNIGAEGQVYMGALGAVIAAYLARDVAALPLAFGLGLALAVLWSALPALLKLWRGVNEVVSTIMMNWIAYWIVIMAVSTALSNPLQPEESVKMPEAARLTPLIPGTDFTLAVPLAYGTAAVIFVFLKYSVWGYRMSVSGHNPLAAKSYGIKPERAVLIAFAIGALTAGLAGILQVVARPPSYSLTRNLANVYGIGFDGITAAMLGRGHPLGVIFAAIFLGVMQEGARHMQIEAGTPFEFVRVIQGLIILLLAVQILRKI, encoded by the coding sequence ATGAGGGCGCAAGTGCTTTCCCCGCTGAATATCATTATTGCGCTAATACTCGCATTTCTCATAGGCGCTATTGTGATGTGGATCTCGGGCTTCAGCCCCATAGCCTCTTACTCATCTATGTTGCTCACGCCGCTTTCAGACCCCGTATACTCCCTCTCGGCGCTGGCCTTCTCGGCTCCGATTGTCCTCACAGGGCTTACCTTCGCTGTGGGGCTGAAGGCAGGGCTGTTTAATATAGGAGCCGAGGGCCAGGTGTACATGGGGGCGCTGGGGGCCGTAATAGCCGCTTATCTGGCCAGAGACGTTGCCGCGCTACCGCTGGCCTTCGGCCTGGGGCTCGCCCTGGCTGTGCTCTGGTCTGCTCTGCCCGCGCTTTTAAAACTATGGCGCGGCGTGAACGAAGTGGTGAGCACAATAATGATGAACTGGATTGCCTACTGGATAGTTATAATGGCCGTATCTACAGCGTTGTCAAATCCTCTGCAACCAGAGGAGTCGGTTAAAATGCCTGAAGCCGCCCGGCTCACGCCGCTAATACCAGGGACTGATTTCACTCTGGCAGTGCCGTTGGCGTACGGAACCGCGGCTGTGATATTTGTTTTCTTGAAGTACAGCGTCTGGGGATATAGGATGTCTGTAAGCGGCCATAACCCCCTAGCGGCTAAGTCTTACGGTATTAAGCCCGAGAGGGCCGTGTTAATTGCCTTTGCAATTGGGGCCTTAACGGCCGGCTTGGCCGGCATTTTACAAGTAGTCGCGAGACCCCCCTCTTACAGCCTTACGAGAAATCTGGCCAACGTCTACGGCATCGGCTTTGACGGCATAACCGCGGCCATGCTGGGGAGGGGCCATCCACTGGGCGTGATTTTCGCGGCCATATTTCTCGGCGTAATGCAAGAGGGGGCCCGCCACATGCAAATAGAGGCAGGCACGCCCTTTGAATTCGTCAGAGTTATCCAAGGGCTTATAATACTCCTACTGGCAGTGCAAATATTGAGGAAGATATGA
- a CDS encoding ABC transporter ATP-binding protein translates to MNVFLKEIHKVFSDGTHALKGVSLDIRPGEVLALLGENGAGKTTLMKILAGIYKPTSGEIYIDGKKVRFKNAREAQKAGIAMVHQHFSLIPGLTAIENIAVAEGASLKYITRDVRERAEKIAAELGFEVDWDRDVEELPLGVRQRVEIVKALYLGANLLILDEPTTVLSPPEVKSLFQVVRRLKEQGKSVVYITHKIPEVVEIADRVAVLRRGVKVAEFTPPYEPKKLVEAMVGELKVESVARAGQPGERQVLEVRDLWVYEGERPVVQGVSLTVREREILAIVGVEGNGQEHLVDAIVGVRKYKGYVRIYGGYAYIPDDRHQKALLLERNLIENAVLGRESYFSKYGFILWKKAEGFTLKLVEEFGIVTPSPWAAVRQLSGGNQQKLVVARELARGARLIIAHQPTRGLDVATTEYVQRLLIKARNEGSGILLVTSDLDEAYKLADTIAVMYRGRIVALGPVEEMNIDTVGRKMAGL, encoded by the coding sequence ATGAACGTCTTTTTAAAAGAAATTCACAAAGTTTTTTCCGACGGCACGCATGCCCTTAAGGGCGTGTCTCTCGACATCCGCCCCGGTGAGGTATTAGCTCTGCTTGGGGAAAACGGGGCGGGGAAGACAACTCTTATGAAAATACTCGCCGGGATCTACAAGCCCACCTCCGGCGAGATTTATATTGACGGGAAAAAAGTCAGGTTTAAAAACGCCCGGGAGGCTCAGAAGGCAGGGATAGCCATGGTCCACCAACACTTCTCGCTTATCCCCGGGCTTACCGCTATTGAAAACATCGCCGTGGCGGAGGGCGCCAGTTTGAAATATATAACAAGAGACGTGAGGGAGAGGGCTGAGAAAATAGCGGCGGAGCTGGGGTTTGAAGTTGATTGGGATAGAGACGTGGAGGAGCTCCCCCTAGGCGTGAGGCAACGCGTGGAAATAGTTAAAGCGTTATATTTGGGAGCCAATTTGCTAATACTTGACGAGCCCACCACAGTGCTCTCGCCCCCAGAGGTGAAATCCCTATTCCAAGTGGTGAGGAGGTTAAAAGAACAGGGCAAGTCAGTGGTTTACATAACTCATAAAATACCTGAAGTGGTGGAAATAGCCGACAGAGTGGCGGTGTTGAGGAGAGGCGTAAAAGTGGCGGAGTTCACGCCTCCATACGAGCCTAAAAAACTAGTGGAGGCAATGGTTGGAGAATTGAAGGTTGAAAGCGTCGCCCGCGCGGGGCAGCCAGGAGAGAGGCAAGTTTTAGAAGTGAGAGATCTCTGGGTTTATGAGGGAGAGAGGCCGGTTGTGCAGGGGGTAAGCCTGACGGTGAGAGAGAGGGAAATACTCGCAATTGTAGGCGTTGAAGGAAACGGCCAAGAGCATTTAGTAGACGCAATTGTAGGTGTTAGGAAGTATAAAGGCTATGTCAGAATATACGGCGGCTATGCCTATATTCCTGATGATAGGCACCAAAAGGCCCTTCTCCTCGAGAGGAACTTAATTGAAAACGCCGTGCTGGGCAGGGAATCTTATTTTTCAAAATATGGATTTATTTTGTGGAAAAAGGCAGAGGGCTTCACCTTAAAACTGGTCGAGGAATTCGGAATAGTGACCCCAAGCCCGTGGGCAGCAGTGAGGCAACTTTCGGGCGGCAATCAACAAAAACTAGTAGTGGCTAGGGAGCTGGCCCGGGGGGCCAGGCTCATAATAGCGCACCAGCCCACGAGGGGACTTGACGTGGCCACTACTGAGTATGTCCAACGCCTATTAATCAAGGCTAGAAACGAAGGTTCTGGCATATTGCTAGTCACAAGCGATTTAGACGAGGCTTATAAACTAGCCGACACTATCGCCGTAATGTACAGAGGCAGAATCGTTGCCCTAGGCCCCGTTGAGGAAATGAACATTGACACTGTAGGCAGAAAAATGGCCGGGCTATGA
- a CDS encoding BMP family lipoprotein has product MSAKLWIAIAAVIIIAIVGALVALQQPPAQKPTPSQNTSTAATPPKGNIYVIYDIGGRGDLSFNDMAYLGASKASVDFGLGLKEVQSKTQDDYVPNLRAAARSGDAVLIVAVGFLMTDAVKQVSQEYPNAKFAIIDGYIPDRPNVLSVLYKENEGSALVGALAALTAYYYNCTKVGIVLGMEIPVLWKFEIGYAYGVRWAERYIKQKFGKDVKFDILYIYTGSFNDPAKGKQAAEVMLAQGVCVIYQAAGATGLGVFEAVAEAGKRAGRNMGPPFAIGVDADQDYIKPGFILASMMKRVDVGVYTAAKMAVEGTFKGGVLELGLKDGGVSVSTLDDLAQFIQIGVRAGAVKQEDADKIVAAVREMRSKIPSWVWDAVNQLKQDIIAGKEQVPLPTTQDQVAQLRKELGLGVAS; this is encoded by the coding sequence ATGAGCGCGAAACTTTGGATAGCAATAGCGGCTGTGATAATTATAGCAATAGTGGGGGCGTTAGTCGCGCTTCAACAGCCCCCTGCACAAAAACCAACGCCTTCGCAGAATACCTCCACCGCCGCGACGCCTCCAAAGGGAAATATATACGTTATATATGATATAGGAGGAAGGGGCGACCTCTCATTTAACGACATGGCCTACCTCGGGGCCTCAAAGGCCTCTGTGGATTTCGGTTTAGGCCTAAAGGAGGTTCAAAGCAAGACGCAAGATGATTACGTGCCCAATCTCAGAGCCGCTGCGAGATCGGGCGACGCCGTCTTAATTGTCGCAGTAGGCTTTTTAATGACAGACGCCGTCAAGCAAGTCTCTCAAGAATACCCCAATGCAAAGTTCGCGATTATTGACGGGTACATACCAGACAGGCCGAATGTACTGTCAGTGTTGTATAAAGAAAACGAGGGATCTGCCTTGGTAGGCGCCTTGGCAGCCCTGACGGCGTATTACTACAACTGTACTAAAGTGGGCATAGTGTTAGGCATGGAAATACCTGTGTTGTGGAAGTTTGAAATTGGCTACGCCTACGGCGTGAGGTGGGCTGAGCGCTATATAAAGCAGAAATTCGGAAAAGACGTAAAGTTCGACATACTATACATATATACAGGCTCGTTTAATGACCCTGCCAAGGGCAAACAAGCGGCTGAGGTTATGTTGGCGCAGGGGGTCTGTGTGATATACCAAGCGGCCGGCGCCACTGGGCTCGGAGTGTTTGAGGCCGTGGCTGAGGCCGGGAAGAGGGCGGGCAGGAACATGGGCCCGCCCTTTGCCATAGGCGTTGATGCGGATCAAGATTACATTAAGCCAGGGTTCATACTCGCCTCGATGATGAAAAGAGTTGACGTAGGCGTCTACACTGCGGCTAAAATGGCTGTGGAGGGCACGTTTAAAGGCGGCGTGTTAGAGCTGGGCCTAAAAGACGGCGGCGTTTCTGTGAGCACACTTGACGATCTGGCGCAGTTCATTCAAATCGGCGTAAGGGCCGGCGCTGTTAAACAAGAGGACGCCGATAAGATAGTGGCCGCGGTGAGGGAGATGAGATCTAAAATACCCTCTTGGGTGTGGGACGCAGTAAATCAGCTAAAACAAGACATCATAGCCGGCAAGGAGCAAGTGCCTCTGCCAACAACGCAAGATCAAGTGGCCCAACTTAGAAAAGAGCTCGGGCTCGGCGTCGCCAGTTGA
- a CDS encoding penicillin acylase family protein — translation MKWLVAVLILFLVAFVIFLTPPYFFRLADPFQGPLKAVARPAPPAPLVNYTLVIKAGDEKEAFYKLGYAHAYYRFFQMDVMRRVAEGKLSELLGEAAFDTDVYFRTRGLYISAERTWEYIKRNYPQYAELIEEYARGVNDFLASRPPIVEYLILGKSPEPWSPVDTLAIAKLVAWSLSGGEDDIELKALVEALGPQFLEIALAREGNTPILPRKVTFTSPLGMGSNNWIISPNFTATGMPILANDPHLSLSAPPIWIFQRVEMPNYTVMGVAFPGAPVVVIGTNGYVAWGFTNTGVDVIDYYFYVWNGTRYYYNGTWLDANRRVEKIKICDLNNRCAERSLEVLETVHGPVIEYKGQKYSMKWLGNNVTLEALALYYMNKARNLTEFLNGLKYFVTPSQNTVYADRYGVVAYFANGYFPIREGGYLPFNGSKGEGEWRGFVWLPSVLYYVNPPYLATANNKIADANIYLQWRWADRYRHDRIMELIAQKAARGKISVKDVMDIQRDVVDISCRDVRTLLDLYGGEKGRELLNELNKWDCSMSAESITAARYAVFLYNLQKLAWGKFNISITFVPFEITLVAIKRGLIDRSIVEKAAEEALKINTPWGNLHKYSISHVLGGVFPGLNYKKVEAPGDWFTVNVAPGFDVSHGPSVRFIAAFGDGVYMMLPGGPDGDPLSPLYDAMYMPWVRGEYVKVG, via the coding sequence ATGAAGTGGCTAGTTGCAGTTTTAATCCTTTTTCTAGTTGCCTTTGTTATTTTTCTAACTCCCCCCTATTTTTTCAGACTGGCTGATCCGTTCCAGGGGCCTTTAAAAGCAGTGGCGCGCCCCGCGCCGCCGGCGCCTTTGGTAAACTATACGTTGGTAATAAAGGCCGGGGACGAGAAAGAGGCTTTTTACAAATTGGGATACGCCCACGCGTATTATCGTTTTTTCCAAATGGACGTAATGAGAAGAGTGGCAGAGGGCAAGTTGTCAGAACTATTAGGCGAGGCGGCGTTTGATACAGACGTTTATTTTAGGACCAGGGGCCTGTACATATCCGCCGAGCGCACGTGGGAGTATATAAAGCGGAATTATCCCCAATACGCCGAGCTTATTGAAGAGTATGCGCGCGGCGTTAACGACTTTTTGGCCTCCCGCCCGCCGATAGTGGAGTATTTAATTCTAGGCAAGAGCCCCGAGCCGTGGAGCCCCGTTGACACGTTAGCTATTGCAAAGCTTGTGGCGTGGTCTCTCAGCGGAGGGGAGGACGATATTGAGCTCAAAGCTCTTGTAGAGGCGTTGGGGCCGCAGTTTCTCGAGATAGCTCTTGCGAGAGAGGGGAATACTCCCATTTTGCCGCGGAAAGTAACATTTACCTCGCCTTTGGGGATGGGGAGTAATAACTGGATTATATCGCCGAATTTCACCGCCACAGGCATGCCAATACTAGCCAACGATCCCCACCTCTCCCTTTCGGCCCCGCCTATCTGGATATTCCAGAGAGTTGAAATGCCTAATTACACCGTCATGGGCGTGGCCTTTCCAGGCGCGCCTGTAGTAGTCATAGGGACTAATGGATATGTGGCGTGGGGCTTTACTAATACAGGCGTTGACGTAATAGATTACTATTTCTACGTCTGGAACGGCACTAGGTATTATTATAACGGAACTTGGCTAGATGCCAATAGGCGTGTTGAGAAGATTAAGATATGCGATTTGAATAACAGATGTGCGGAGAGGAGCCTAGAGGTTTTAGAAACAGTACACGGCCCAGTTATTGAATACAAAGGGCAGAAGTATTCCATGAAGTGGCTTGGCAATAACGTGACCTTAGAGGCCCTCGCGCTTTACTACATGAATAAGGCGAGGAATCTCACTGAGTTTCTCAACGGGCTTAAGTACTTCGTCACGCCCAGTCAAAACACCGTCTACGCTGACAGATATGGCGTAGTGGCGTATTTCGCCAACGGCTATTTCCCTATAAGAGAGGGGGGTTACCTGCCCTTTAACGGATCTAAGGGAGAGGGGGAATGGAGGGGTTTTGTGTGGCTGCCTTCAGTGCTCTACTACGTAAATCCGCCTTACCTCGCCACTGCGAACAATAAAATTGCGGATGCGAATATTTACCTCCAGTGGAGATGGGCTGACCGTTATAGACACGACAGAATTATGGAACTAATAGCCCAAAAAGCGGCCCGTGGTAAAATATCTGTTAAAGATGTAATGGATATCCAGAGGGATGTCGTGGATATTTCTTGTAGAGACGTGAGAACGTTGCTTGATCTCTATGGAGGAGAGAAGGGGAGGGAGCTTCTTAACGAGTTGAACAAATGGGACTGCTCAATGTCGGCTGAGTCCATAACTGCGGCGAGATATGCCGTATTCCTATACAACTTACAGAAACTGGCGTGGGGGAAGTTCAATATCTCAATTACGTTTGTGCCCTTTGAGATCACGCTTGTAGCAATTAAAAGAGGGCTTATAGACAGATCTATTGTTGAAAAAGCCGCCGAGGAGGCGTTGAAAATTAACACTCCCTGGGGTAATTTACACAAGTATAGTATATCTCATGTATTAGGAGGTGTGTTTCCAGGGCTTAACTATAAGAAAGTAGAAGCCCCGGGGGATTGGTTCACTGTTAACGTGGCGCCGGGGTTTGACGTCTCTCACGGCCCCAGCGTGAGGTTTATTGCGGCCTTTGGCGACGGCGTTTATATGATGTTGCCAGGGGGTCCAGACGGAGATCCCCTAAGTCCGTTGTACGATGCAATGTATATGCCGTGGGTAAGGGGCGAATATGTCAAAGTGGGTTAG
- a CDS encoding transcriptional regulator — translation METVRERLIKVLLESREPLTVNQLQALVNTELKPSELYDELEHVKKTLKRMGYRLELVPAVCKNCGYEFRDREKLKKPSRCPRCKSERIEPPKFYIEPL, via the coding sequence ATGGAGACGGTTAGGGAGAGGCTTATTAAAGTCCTCCTTGAGAGCAGAGAGCCCCTCACTGTCAATCAGCTACAGGCGCTTGTAAATACCGAGTTAAAGCCAAGCGAATTATACGACGAGCTTGAACACGTCAAGAAGACGCTGAAAAGAATGGGCTACCGCCTCGAGCTAGTACCCGCTGTTTGTAAAAACTGCGGCTATGAGTTCAGAGACCGGGAGAAATTAAAAAAGCCAAGCCGCTGTCCCCGTTGCAAAAGCGAAAGAATAGAGCCGCCTAAATTTTACATAGAGCCTCTCTAG
- the truD gene encoding tRNA pseudouridine(13) synthase TruD, translating into MLEAPSFDKMLGMFYYATDTCPSGGVIKRSPEDFVVEEVLLDGTVIATSGVELRPRVGNWTWIHVVKRNVDTIKLVLRLARALGLSHRDVSVGGLKDTKAVTSQIISVRGPVANLPQLPGVQFLGMWSMDKPITPSQIYGNRFTIILRDVERISCAEGALEALKKTAAPNYYGYQRFGTIRPVTHLLGKALLKKDPHLFFEVMFCKIFSRESEVAKRAREAACKGDYAKALELFPKKFVEERVFLKRLAGGYDMWNAIMAIPPQILRVYIEAAQSYIFNRFLSIRMEIGPIDRPVEGDLVEINRQIAYYAEGLGGEVVLPVVGAGVRMPRGKVGEALLRVLREEGLDPSAFLKMPRGLRVYGTYRRVRLEPAGFEYKIMGNDVFMQFTLPRGSYATVLLREVVKPAEPHKHGF; encoded by the coding sequence GTGTTGGAGGCTCCGTCATTTGACAAAATGCTGGGGATGTTTTACTACGCCACTGACACCTGCCCGTCTGGCGGCGTGATAAAGAGGAGTCCCGAGGACTTCGTCGTTGAAGAGGTTTTGTTAGACGGCACGGTTATAGCTACGTCTGGAGTAGAGCTAAGACCGAGAGTGGGCAACTGGACGTGGATACACGTAGTCAAGCGCAATGTGGACACAATAAAACTGGTGTTGCGCTTGGCGAGAGCCCTCGGCCTTAGCCATCGCGACGTCTCCGTTGGGGGGTTAAAGGATACTAAAGCCGTGACCTCTCAAATAATATCCGTAAGAGGGCCGGTTGCAAATCTCCCTCAGCTACCCGGCGTACAGTTCTTAGGCATGTGGAGTATGGATAAGCCCATAACGCCCTCTCAAATATATGGAAATAGGTTTACAATAATACTGCGCGACGTGGAGAGAATTAGCTGTGCGGAGGGGGCTCTTGAGGCGCTTAAAAAGACCGCGGCGCCGAATTATTACGGCTATCAGCGATTCGGGACGATTAGGCCAGTAACACACCTCTTGGGAAAGGCGCTGTTAAAGAAAGACCCGCACTTATTTTTCGAGGTCATGTTTTGCAAAATTTTCAGCCGGGAGTCCGAGGTGGCGAAAAGGGCTAGAGAGGCGGCGTGTAAGGGGGATTATGCAAAGGCCTTGGAGCTCTTCCCGAAGAAATTCGTTGAGGAAAGGGTTTTTCTAAAGAGACTGGCCGGGGGCTACGACATGTGGAACGCCATCATGGCTATACCGCCACAAATTCTAAGAGTATATATCGAGGCGGCGCAGTCGTATATTTTTAATCGATTTCTATCGATTAGAATGGAGATAGGCCCCATTGACAGGCCGGTGGAGGGGGATTTAGTTGAAATCAACAGACAGATCGCGTATTACGCGGAGGGCCTCGGCGGGGAGGTGGTGTTGCCAGTAGTGGGCGCAGGGGTTAGAATGCCCCGGGGCAAGGTGGGCGAGGCCCTATTGAGAGTATTGAGAGAAGAGGGCCTAGATCCCTCGGCGTTTCTTAAGATGCCGCGGGGCCTAAGGGTATACGGCACTTACAGACGCGTAAGGCTTGAGCCCGCCGGCTTTGAGTATAAGATTATGGGCAACGACGTGTTCATGCAATTCACCCTCCCCAGGGGTAGCTACGCCACAGTTCTTTTAAGAGAGGTGGTAAAGCCCGCAGAGCCTCACAAGCACGGGTTTTAG
- a CDS encoding DUF362 domain-containing protein, with the protein MVEAFPADSALPIPKKDALIVLAVHSYIPSQSNPRPEFVEAILQALQGRDVSITFSMPKSYFEKAVKIIGLEKLAGKYGARIVQPHQHANFKLELDSPRGAKIKVRALEAAFDESLLKIVVAIPVSHPQTILYLTTPTAALQVLEPKDAQNLYEGFRPLYKYIADIYKLEKNTLCIVDGKFVIEGDGPIKGFQRYWGVAVTGENCAEVDYVTAHALGVNPEDLGYLYFYYGGAWPKTPLPPLLEKNKLSIKLTSNVGILLTWKKG; encoded by the coding sequence GTGGTAGAGGCATTTCCCGCAGATAGCGCATTGCCAATACCTAAAAAAGACGCCTTAATAGTACTGGCAGTCCACAGCTATATCCCATCTCAGTCAAATCCCCGCCCGGAGTTCGTAGAGGCAATTCTTCAAGCGCTGCAGGGAAGAGACGTCTCCATAACCTTCTCAATGCCTAAATCTTATTTCGAGAAGGCGGTTAAAATAATCGGCCTTGAGAAGTTAGCGGGCAAATACGGGGCGAGGATAGTACAGCCTCATCAGCACGCCAATTTCAAACTAGAGCTGGACTCGCCGCGGGGGGCTAAAATTAAGGTAAGGGCCTTAGAGGCCGCGTTTGACGAGTCTCTTTTAAAAATCGTGGTGGCAATACCCGTGAGCCACCCCCAGACGATTCTCTATTTAACCACCCCCACAGCGGCGCTCCAAGTGCTTGAGCCTAAAGACGCGCAGAACCTCTACGAGGGGTTTAGGCCGCTGTATAAGTACATTGCAGATATTTACAAACTGGAGAAAAATACCCTTTGTATCGTGGACGGCAAATTCGTCATTGAGGGCGACGGGCCGATAAAGGGCTTTCAACGTTACTGGGGCGTTGCGGTGACGGGCGAAAACTGCGCCGAAGTTGATTACGTAACCGCGCACGCGCTGGGCGTAAACCCTGAGGATTTGGGATATCTCTATTTCTACTATGGCGGCGCGTGGCCTAAAACGCCCCTGCCGCCTCTACTGGAGAAAAATAAATTATCAATAAAACTGACAAGCAACGTGGGGATACTCCTCACGTGGAAAAAGGGCTAA
- a CDS encoding 50S ribosomal protein L14 yields the protein MAKRGGKRTVGVPYRFHVTPGIFMNSLVPVADNSGAKLVRVIGVVGHYSKTVHRRIPGAGVGDMVVVVVREGKPELRKQIFRAIVVRQRRPYRRPDGTWVAFEDNAVVIVTPEGDPKGSEIHGPVAMEATLRWPTIANLASIVV from the coding sequence ATGGCAAAACGCGGCGGCAAGAGAACAGTAGGAGTACCCTATAGATTTCACGTAACTCCTGGCATATTTATGAACAGCCTAGTGCCAGTGGCGGACAACTCAGGGGCAAAGCTCGTGCGTGTAATTGGAGTCGTGGGGCACTACTCTAAAACAGTCCACAGGAGAATACCGGGCGCGGGCGTTGGCGACATGGTCGTGGTAGTAGTGAGGGAGGGGAAGCCGGAGCTTAGAAAACAGATATTTAGAGCCATAGTCGTCAGACAGAGGAGGCCGTATAGGAGGCCAGACGGCACGTGGGTAGCCTTTGAGGACAACGCCGTAGTTATAGTGACCCCCGAGGGAGATCCAAAGGGCTCTGAAATACACGGGCCTGTGGCAATGGAGGCCACGTTGAGGTGGCCCACAATTGCGAATTTAGCCTCTATAGTAGTTTAG